A single Sander lucioperca isolate FBNREF2018 chromosome 24, SLUC_FBN_1.2, whole genome shotgun sequence DNA region contains:
- the jam2a gene encoding junctional adhesion molecule 2a isoform X3: MEGTSLYLPIVILLMQCSPSVPVTVATNRHKVEVREFSDAVLSCTFHTEKEQNPRIEWKKKGKDVSFVYYDGHFRAPFEGRATIEGATVTLKRVTQDDAGEYRCEISAPQDSVSLGETNVTLKVLVPPHTPSCEIPSAAVTGSVVQLRCRDQQSIPPATYSWFKDNQLISQPRHANATYLINSHTGVLEFRAVAKDDTGRYSCQASNGVGPAKMCEGKHMTIEDVNVSAVVAAVVVVCLVIACGCGGFLLHRNGFFSPGHRGRSFWISQCHGAAHISSQTLHRTEDTPRISNTLSHSCSKKLAFL; encoded by the exons GTTCCCCCTCCGTTCCTGTTACCGTGGCGACCAACAGACACAAGGTGGAGGTGCGCGAGTTCTCAG ATGCGGTGCTGTCCTGTACGTTCCACACAGAGAAAGAACAGAACCCGCGCATCGAGTGGAAGAAGAAGGGGAAAGACGTTTCCTTCGTGTACTATGATGGACACttcagag CTCCCTTTGAGGGCCGGGCGACCATTGAAGGGGCCACGGTGACGCTGAAAAGGGTGACTCAGGACGACGCTGGGGAGTACCGCTGTGAGATCAGTGCTCCTCAGGACTCCGTCAGCCTGGGCGAGACCAACGTCACGCTCAAAGTCCTGG TGCCCCCACACACCCCGTCCTGCGAAATCCCCAGTGCGGCAGTGACAGGCTCAGTGGTGCAGCTGCGCTGTAGGGACCAGCAGAGCATCCCGCCTGCTACATACTCCTGGTTCAAGGACAACCAGCTAATCAGCCAGCCACGCCACGCCAACGCCACCTATCTAATCAACTCACACACAGGAGTACTG GAGTTTAGAGCTGTAGCCAAAGACGACACCGGTCGATACAGCTGCCAGGCTTCGAACGGAGTGGGACCGGCCAAGATGTGCGAGGGCAAGCACATGAcgatag AGGACGTCAACGTGTCGGCCGTGGTGGCAGCAGTGGTGGTGGTCTGCCTGGTCATCGCATGTGGATGCGGGGGATTCCTCTTGCACCGCAATGGTTTCTTCAGCC CAGGACACAGAGGAAG GTCATTTTGGATCTCCCAGTGTCATGGTGCAGCCCACATCAGCAGCCAAACCCTGCACAGAACTGAGGACAC CCCCAGGATTTCAAACACACTCAGTCATTCATGCTCTAAGAAGCTGGCCTTCCTTTGA
- the jam2a gene encoding junctional adhesion molecule 2a isoform X1, producing MEGTSLYLPIVILLMQCSPSVPVTVATNRHKVEVREFSDAVLSCTFHTEKEQNPRIEWKKKGKDVSFVYYDGHFRAPFEGRATIEGATVTLKRVTQDDAGEYRCEISAPQDSVSLGETNVTLKVLVPPHTPSCEIPSAAVTGSVVQLRCRDQQSIPPATYSWFKDNQLISQPRHANATYLINSHTGVLEFRAVAKDDTGRYSCQASNGVGPAKMCEGKHMTIEDVNVSAVVAAVVVVCLVIACGCGGFLLHRNGFFSPGHRGRSFWISQCHGAAHISSQTLHRTEDTSNVNYIPPPQEPQDFKHTQSFML from the exons GTTCCCCCTCCGTTCCTGTTACCGTGGCGACCAACAGACACAAGGTGGAGGTGCGCGAGTTCTCAG ATGCGGTGCTGTCCTGTACGTTCCACACAGAGAAAGAACAGAACCCGCGCATCGAGTGGAAGAAGAAGGGGAAAGACGTTTCCTTCGTGTACTATGATGGACACttcagag CTCCCTTTGAGGGCCGGGCGACCATTGAAGGGGCCACGGTGACGCTGAAAAGGGTGACTCAGGACGACGCTGGGGAGTACCGCTGTGAGATCAGTGCTCCTCAGGACTCCGTCAGCCTGGGCGAGACCAACGTCACGCTCAAAGTCCTGG TGCCCCCACACACCCCGTCCTGCGAAATCCCCAGTGCGGCAGTGACAGGCTCAGTGGTGCAGCTGCGCTGTAGGGACCAGCAGAGCATCCCGCCTGCTACATACTCCTGGTTCAAGGACAACCAGCTAATCAGCCAGCCACGCCACGCCAACGCCACCTATCTAATCAACTCACACACAGGAGTACTG GAGTTTAGAGCTGTAGCCAAAGACGACACCGGTCGATACAGCTGCCAGGCTTCGAACGGAGTGGGACCGGCCAAGATGTGCGAGGGCAAGCACATGAcgatag AGGACGTCAACGTGTCGGCCGTGGTGGCAGCAGTGGTGGTGGTCTGCCTGGTCATCGCATGTGGATGCGGGGGATTCCTCTTGCACCGCAATGGTTTCTTCAGCC CAGGACACAGAGGAAG GTCATTTTGGATCTCCCAGTGTCATGGTGCAGCCCACATCAGCAGCCAAACCCTGCACAGAACTGAGGACAC ATCCAATGTCAACTACATCCCTCCGCCCCAAGAA CCCCAGGATTTCAAACACACTCAGTCATTCATGCTCTAA
- the jam2a gene encoding junctional adhesion molecule 2a isoform X2: protein MEGTSLYLPIVILLMQCSPSVPVTVATNRHKVEVREFSDAVLSCTFHTEKEQNPRIEWKKKGKDVSFVYYDGHFRAPFEGRATIEGATVTLKRVTQDDAGEYRCEISAPQDSVSLGETNVTLKVLVPPHTPSCEIPSAAVTGSVVQLRCRDQQSIPPATYSWFKDNQLISQPRHANATYLINSHTGVLEFRAVAKDDTGRYSCQASNGVGPAKMCEGKHMTIEDVNVSAVVAAVVVVCLVIACGCGGFLLHRNGFFSRHRGRSFWISQCHGAAHISSQTLHRTEDTSNVNYIPPPQEPQDFKHTQSFML from the exons GTTCCCCCTCCGTTCCTGTTACCGTGGCGACCAACAGACACAAGGTGGAGGTGCGCGAGTTCTCAG ATGCGGTGCTGTCCTGTACGTTCCACACAGAGAAAGAACAGAACCCGCGCATCGAGTGGAAGAAGAAGGGGAAAGACGTTTCCTTCGTGTACTATGATGGACACttcagag CTCCCTTTGAGGGCCGGGCGACCATTGAAGGGGCCACGGTGACGCTGAAAAGGGTGACTCAGGACGACGCTGGGGAGTACCGCTGTGAGATCAGTGCTCCTCAGGACTCCGTCAGCCTGGGCGAGACCAACGTCACGCTCAAAGTCCTGG TGCCCCCACACACCCCGTCCTGCGAAATCCCCAGTGCGGCAGTGACAGGCTCAGTGGTGCAGCTGCGCTGTAGGGACCAGCAGAGCATCCCGCCTGCTACATACTCCTGGTTCAAGGACAACCAGCTAATCAGCCAGCCACGCCACGCCAACGCCACCTATCTAATCAACTCACACACAGGAGTACTG GAGTTTAGAGCTGTAGCCAAAGACGACACCGGTCGATACAGCTGCCAGGCTTCGAACGGAGTGGGACCGGCCAAGATGTGCGAGGGCAAGCACATGAcgatag AGGACGTCAACGTGTCGGCCGTGGTGGCAGCAGTGGTGGTGGTCTGCCTGGTCATCGCATGTGGATGCGGGGGATTCCTCTTGCACCGCAATGGTTTCTTCAGCC GACACAGAGGAAG GTCATTTTGGATCTCCCAGTGTCATGGTGCAGCCCACATCAGCAGCCAAACCCTGCACAGAACTGAGGACAC ATCCAATGTCAACTACATCCCTCCGCCCCAAGAA CCCCAGGATTTCAAACACACTCAGTCATTCATGCTCTAA
- the jam2a gene encoding junctional adhesion molecule 2a isoform X5 — protein sequence MEGTSLYLPIVILLMQCSPSVPVTVATNRHKVEVREFSDAVLSCTFHTEKEQNPRIEWKKKGKDVSFVYYDGHFRAPFEGRATIEGATVTLKRVTQDDAGEYRCEISAPQDSVSLGETNVTLKVLVPPHTPSCEIPSAAVTGSVVQLRCRDQQSIPPATYSWFKDNQLISQPRHANATYLINSHTGVLEFRAVAKDDTGRYSCQASNGVGPAKMCEGKHMTIEDVNVSAVVAAVVVVCLVIACGCGGFLLHRNGFFSPGHRGRSNVNYIPPPQEPQDFKHTQSFML from the exons GTTCCCCCTCCGTTCCTGTTACCGTGGCGACCAACAGACACAAGGTGGAGGTGCGCGAGTTCTCAG ATGCGGTGCTGTCCTGTACGTTCCACACAGAGAAAGAACAGAACCCGCGCATCGAGTGGAAGAAGAAGGGGAAAGACGTTTCCTTCGTGTACTATGATGGACACttcagag CTCCCTTTGAGGGCCGGGCGACCATTGAAGGGGCCACGGTGACGCTGAAAAGGGTGACTCAGGACGACGCTGGGGAGTACCGCTGTGAGATCAGTGCTCCTCAGGACTCCGTCAGCCTGGGCGAGACCAACGTCACGCTCAAAGTCCTGG TGCCCCCACACACCCCGTCCTGCGAAATCCCCAGTGCGGCAGTGACAGGCTCAGTGGTGCAGCTGCGCTGTAGGGACCAGCAGAGCATCCCGCCTGCTACATACTCCTGGTTCAAGGACAACCAGCTAATCAGCCAGCCACGCCACGCCAACGCCACCTATCTAATCAACTCACACACAGGAGTACTG GAGTTTAGAGCTGTAGCCAAAGACGACACCGGTCGATACAGCTGCCAGGCTTCGAACGGAGTGGGACCGGCCAAGATGTGCGAGGGCAAGCACATGAcgatag AGGACGTCAACGTGTCGGCCGTGGTGGCAGCAGTGGTGGTGGTCTGCCTGGTCATCGCATGTGGATGCGGGGGATTCCTCTTGCACCGCAATGGTTTCTTCAGCC CAGGACACAGAGGAAG ATCCAATGTCAACTACATCCCTCCGCCCCAAGAA CCCCAGGATTTCAAACACACTCAGTCATTCATGCTCTAA
- the jam2a gene encoding junctional adhesion molecule 2a isoform X4: MGSPSVPVTVATNRHKVEVREFSDAVLSCTFHTEKEQNPRIEWKKKGKDVSFVYYDGHFRAPFEGRATIEGATVTLKRVTQDDAGEYRCEISAPQDSVSLGETNVTLKVLVPPHTPSCEIPSAAVTGSVVQLRCRDQQSIPPATYSWFKDNQLISQPRHANATYLINSHTGVLEFRAVAKDDTGRYSCQASNGVGPAKMCEGKHMTIEDVNVSAVVAAVVVVCLVIACGCGGFLLHRNGFFSPGHRGRSFWISQCHGAAHISSQTLHRTEDTSNVNYIPPPQEPQDFKHTQSFML; this comes from the exons GTTCCCCCTCCGTTCCTGTTACCGTGGCGACCAACAGACACAAGGTGGAGGTGCGCGAGTTCTCAG ATGCGGTGCTGTCCTGTACGTTCCACACAGAGAAAGAACAGAACCCGCGCATCGAGTGGAAGAAGAAGGGGAAAGACGTTTCCTTCGTGTACTATGATGGACACttcagag CTCCCTTTGAGGGCCGGGCGACCATTGAAGGGGCCACGGTGACGCTGAAAAGGGTGACTCAGGACGACGCTGGGGAGTACCGCTGTGAGATCAGTGCTCCTCAGGACTCCGTCAGCCTGGGCGAGACCAACGTCACGCTCAAAGTCCTGG TGCCCCCACACACCCCGTCCTGCGAAATCCCCAGTGCGGCAGTGACAGGCTCAGTGGTGCAGCTGCGCTGTAGGGACCAGCAGAGCATCCCGCCTGCTACATACTCCTGGTTCAAGGACAACCAGCTAATCAGCCAGCCACGCCACGCCAACGCCACCTATCTAATCAACTCACACACAGGAGTACTG GAGTTTAGAGCTGTAGCCAAAGACGACACCGGTCGATACAGCTGCCAGGCTTCGAACGGAGTGGGACCGGCCAAGATGTGCGAGGGCAAGCACATGAcgatag AGGACGTCAACGTGTCGGCCGTGGTGGCAGCAGTGGTGGTGGTCTGCCTGGTCATCGCATGTGGATGCGGGGGATTCCTCTTGCACCGCAATGGTTTCTTCAGCC CAGGACACAGAGGAAG GTCATTTTGGATCTCCCAGTGTCATGGTGCAGCCCACATCAGCAGCCAAACCCTGCACAGAACTGAGGACAC ATCCAATGTCAACTACATCCCTCCGCCCCAAGAA CCCCAGGATTTCAAACACACTCAGTCATTCATGCTCTAA
- the jam2a gene encoding junctional adhesion molecule 2a isoform X6 gives MEGTSLYLPIVILLMQCSPSVPVTVATNRHKVEVREFSDAVLSCTFHTEKEQNPRIEWKKKGKDVSFVYYDGHFRAPFEGRATIEGATVTLKRVTQDDAGEYRCEISAPQDSVSLGETNVTLKVLVPPHTPSCEIPSAAVTGSVVQLRCRDQQSIPPATYSWFKDNQLISQPRHANATYLINSHTGVLEFRAVAKDDTGRYSCQASNGVGPAKMCEGKHMTIEDVNVSAVVAAVVVVCLVIACGCGGFLLHRNGFFSRHRGRSNVNYIPPPQEPQDFKHTQSFML, from the exons GTTCCCCCTCCGTTCCTGTTACCGTGGCGACCAACAGACACAAGGTGGAGGTGCGCGAGTTCTCAG ATGCGGTGCTGTCCTGTACGTTCCACACAGAGAAAGAACAGAACCCGCGCATCGAGTGGAAGAAGAAGGGGAAAGACGTTTCCTTCGTGTACTATGATGGACACttcagag CTCCCTTTGAGGGCCGGGCGACCATTGAAGGGGCCACGGTGACGCTGAAAAGGGTGACTCAGGACGACGCTGGGGAGTACCGCTGTGAGATCAGTGCTCCTCAGGACTCCGTCAGCCTGGGCGAGACCAACGTCACGCTCAAAGTCCTGG TGCCCCCACACACCCCGTCCTGCGAAATCCCCAGTGCGGCAGTGACAGGCTCAGTGGTGCAGCTGCGCTGTAGGGACCAGCAGAGCATCCCGCCTGCTACATACTCCTGGTTCAAGGACAACCAGCTAATCAGCCAGCCACGCCACGCCAACGCCACCTATCTAATCAACTCACACACAGGAGTACTG GAGTTTAGAGCTGTAGCCAAAGACGACACCGGTCGATACAGCTGCCAGGCTTCGAACGGAGTGGGACCGGCCAAGATGTGCGAGGGCAAGCACATGAcgatag AGGACGTCAACGTGTCGGCCGTGGTGGCAGCAGTGGTGGTGGTCTGCCTGGTCATCGCATGTGGATGCGGGGGATTCCTCTTGCACCGCAATGGTTTCTTCAGCC GACACAGAGGAAG ATCCAATGTCAACTACATCCCTCCGCCCCAAGAA CCCCAGGATTTCAAACACACTCAGTCATTCATGCTCTAA